A single Oncorhynchus nerka isolate Pitt River linkage group LG10, Oner_Uvic_2.0, whole genome shotgun sequence DNA region contains:
- the LOC115135517 gene encoding CXXC-type zinc finger protein 5-like isoform X2, whose translation MSSGRSEGSRDRTAEALEQNSCTEDVPVVERRNRSGIISEPLSKSLKRSRTLSQYTAACPTNTNGHAHHNGEAKSHPAKPQPPPQPQPTVSALAAAKLDRTLEQVLEGQNGLLHFAQAAELLKRAGMEHMLLPGGMGMGMGGSDSGSGTSDLEGASAVDSVGGVADFPYGVGGGFPFNPGLFIMTPAGVFLADSALHMAGLAEYPAQSELASAINSGKKKRKRCGMCPPCRRRINCETCSSCRNRKTGHQICKFRKCEELKKKPSAALEVMLPTGAAFRWFQ comes from the exons ATGTCTAGCGGACGGTCGGAGGGAAGCCGAGACCGGACAGCCGAGGCCCTGGAGCAGAACAGCTGCACGGAAGATGTCCCTGTCGTCGAGCGCAGGAACCGCAGTGGCATCATCAGTGAGCCCCTGAGTAAGAGCCTTAAGAGGTCCCGCACCCTCTCCCAGTACACAGCCGCCTGCCCCACCAACACTAATGGACACGCACACCACAACGGAGAGGCCAAGAGCCACCCGGCCAAGCCCCAGCCGCCCCCACAGCCCCAGCCCACCGTCTCAGCGCTGGCGGCAGCCAAGCTGGACCGGACCCTGGAGCAGGTCTTGGAGGGACAGAACGGCCTGCTGCACTTTGCCCAGGCGGCGGAGCTGCTAAAGAGGGCTGGGATGGAGCACATGCTGCTGCCgggggggatggggatggggatggggggtAGCGATTCAGGCTCAGGGACAAGCGACTTGGAGGGTGCGTCTGCTGTGGACTCTGTTGGCGGTGTTGCGGACTTCCCGTACGGTGTTGGAGGCGGCTTCCCGTTCAACCCGGGGCTGTTCATCATGACACCGGCAGGAGTGTTCTTGGCCGACAGCGCGCTGCACATGGCCGGCCTGGCCGAGTACCCGGCGCAGAGCGAGCTGGCCTCGGCCATCAACTCCGGCAAAAAGAAGCGGAAACGCTGCGGCATGTGCCCGCCCTGCCGCCGGCGGATTAACTGCGAGACGTGCAGCAGCTGCCGGAACCGCAAAACGGGCCACCAGATCTGCAAGTTCCGCAAATGTGAGGAGCTGAAAAAGAAACCGTCTGCCGCTCTGGAG GTGATGCTTCCTACAGGAGCAGCATTCCGATGGTTCCAGTAA
- the LOC115135517 gene encoding CXXC-type zinc finger protein 5-like isoform X1, with amino-acid sequence MSSGRSEGSRDRTAEALEQNSCTEDVPVVERRNRSGIISEPLSKSLKRSRTLSQYTAACPTNTNGHAHHNGEAKSHPAKPQPPPQPQPTVSALAAAKLDRTLEQVLEGQNGLLHFAQAAELLKRAGMEHMLLPGGMGMGMGGSDSGSGTSDLEGASAVDSVGGVADFPYGVGGGFPFNPGLFIMTPAGVFLADSALHMAGLAEYPAQSELASAINSGKKKRKRCGMCPPCRRRINCETCSSCRNRKTGHQICKFRKCEELKKKPSAALEKVMLPTGAAFRWFQ; translated from the exons ATGTCTAGCGGACGGTCGGAGGGAAGCCGAGACCGGACAGCCGAGGCCCTGGAGCAGAACAGCTGCACGGAAGATGTCCCTGTCGTCGAGCGCAGGAACCGCAGTGGCATCATCAGTGAGCCCCTGAGTAAGAGCCTTAAGAGGTCCCGCACCCTCTCCCAGTACACAGCCGCCTGCCCCACCAACACTAATGGACACGCACACCACAACGGAGAGGCCAAGAGCCACCCGGCCAAGCCCCAGCCGCCCCCACAGCCCCAGCCCACCGTCTCAGCGCTGGCGGCAGCCAAGCTGGACCGGACCCTGGAGCAGGTCTTGGAGGGACAGAACGGCCTGCTGCACTTTGCCCAGGCGGCGGAGCTGCTAAAGAGGGCTGGGATGGAGCACATGCTGCTGCCgggggggatggggatggggatggggggtAGCGATTCAGGCTCAGGGACAAGCGACTTGGAGGGTGCGTCTGCTGTGGACTCTGTTGGCGGTGTTGCGGACTTCCCGTACGGTGTTGGAGGCGGCTTCCCGTTCAACCCGGGGCTGTTCATCATGACACCGGCAGGAGTGTTCTTGGCCGACAGCGCGCTGCACATGGCCGGCCTGGCCGAGTACCCGGCGCAGAGCGAGCTGGCCTCGGCCATCAACTCCGGCAAAAAGAAGCGGAAACGCTGCGGCATGTGCCCGCCCTGCCGCCGGCGGATTAACTGCGAGACGTGCAGCAGCTGCCGGAACCGCAAAACGGGCCACCAGATCTGCAAGTTCCGCAAATGTGAGGAGCTGAAAAAGAAACCGTCTGCCGCTCTGGAG AAGGTGATGCTTCCTACAGGAGCAGCATTCCGATGGTTCCAGTAA